GCCCCGCGGCGTCCAGGACGGCGAGGTGCTTGACCACCGCCTGCCTGGTCACCGGAAGGCTTCCGGCGAGCGTGGTCGCGGTGGCCTCCCCCTGGGCGGAGAGCAGGTCGAGCAGGCGGCGGCGGGTGGGGTCCGCCAGGGCGGCGAGGACGCCGTCGACCCCCTCGGCGGCGCCGTCGGGTCTCTCGGTCACACGGACGACTCTTCGGCCTGGCCCCGGAGTCCGGGCTCGGCCGCCGACGACCGGACCGGCTCCGGCCGTGCCTCGAACAGGGCGTCGCGTTCGATCAGCTGGTCACCCATGAGAGGACCCCTTCACTGCCGCCGATGGTTACGACTCCATAGTCGCACATCGACCCCCCAGGAGCAACCTGGGAGTTGCACTCCGATCGCGAACCATTTCCGGGCCGCGCACCCGCCCCGGCCGTCCGACCGGCCCCGCTTCACCGCGCGCCGCCCGGCGCGGCCGCCCCAAGGAGCCGGGAACGCCGACGAGCGCCGGGGCCCGCTCGCCCGGCCGCTGCTCGCGGTCGGACGGACGGGCCCCGGCGCTCGGACGGACGGGACGTACGCGCGGACGGGTCGCACGCGCGGAGCGGGCCTGGGCCGGCAGCCGGCCGGCCCGGCCCCGGGCCCAGGCTCACCCCCGGGCCCGGGCCCGGACCAACCCCGGGCCCGTGCTCAGCCGAACTCCACCAGCACCACCAGGGCCACGGCGGCCAGCAGGCCGGCCACCACACCCAGCGCCGCCCCCAGCGCGTGGTGCCGCACCCACCAACCGATCCAGCCGCCGGCGAGCGGCAGCAGGACCGCCCCGGCCACCGCCGGGTACTGGCCGAGCCAACCGGGCCGGCGCATCAGCTGGCGAACTTGTCCGTACCGTTCCACCAGTTCGTCCCCGCGGTGCTGGCGGCCTCGTTGTCGTACATGTCGTGGTGACGCCACCAGTCCCAGGGCTGCTCCAGCTGCGCCTCCTGGCGCCCGAGCGGCGTCAGGTCCAGGTAGTTGTAGAAGTTCTTGAAGATGTCACCGCCCCGGTCGTAGATCGAGTAGGTGTGGAAGACGTCCGTCCCGTCGGTCATGAAGACGCTCACGCCGGGGAGTTCGCCCTGCTCGGTGGTGACGTGGTAGTCCACGTTGAAGTCGGAGCCGAACGAGGACACCCAGGGGATGTCCCAGCCCATCCGCGCCTTGAAGGCCTCCAGCTTGGGCAGTTGGCCGCGCGAGACCATGACGAAGGTGGTCTCCCGAGCGTTGATGTGGGACAGGTGCCCGACCGAGTCGGCCTGCATCGAGCAGCCGATGCAGCCCTCCTCCTGGTCCGGGCCGAACATGAAGTGGCGGACGATCAGCTGGCGCCGGCCCTGGAACAGGTCGAGCAGCGACAGCTCGCCCTGGGGGCCGTGGAAGACGTAGTCCTTGTCGACCTTGACCATGGGCAGTTCCGGCCGGGCCGCGACGACCTCGTCGTGCAGCCGGGTGAGCTGCTTCTCCTTCTCCAGCAGCTCCTTGCGGGCCTGGAGCCACTCCTCGCGCGTTGCCACCTTGGG
The sequence above is a segment of the Kitasatospora sp. NBC_00240 genome. Coding sequences within it:
- a CDS encoding DUF899 domain-containing protein, whose product is MNLPKVATREEWLQARKELLEKEKQLTRLHDEVVAARPELPMVKVDKDYVFHGPQGELSLLDLFQGRRQLIVRHFMFGPDQEEGCIGCSMQADSVGHLSHINARETTFVMVSRGQLPKLEAFKARMGWDIPWVSSFGSDFNVDYHVTTEQGELPGVSVFMTDGTDVFHTYSIYDRGGDIFKNFYNYLDLTPLGRQEAQLEQPWDWWRHHDMYDNEAASTAGTNWWNGTDKFAS
- a CDS encoding metalloregulator ArsR/SmtB family transcription factor, whose protein sequence is MTERPDGAAEGVDGVLAALADPTRRRLLDLLSAQGEATATTLAGSLPVTRQAVVKHLAVLDAAGLVSGARSGREVRYTVRPVALDATARWMATLAADWDRRLATVKRIAEAAEREARRPETPR